One segment of Vibrio mimicus DNA contains the following:
- a CDS encoding acyl transferase, producing the protein MSHSSHWEVDDPCTIDHVISLSGNQQIHVWETPPTLKFNQTPTRRNNILIASGFARRMDHFAGLARYLSANGFHVYRYDSLHHVGLSTGTIDQYTMSIGKQSLEIVMAWLHDRGVTDIGLIAASLSARIAYASVNELDLSFLITAVGVVNLRDTLEKALGFDYLSLPIQALPNDLDFEGHKLGAEVFVRDCFANHWDSFSSTVEQIHHLSIPFIAFTANGDDWVKQDEVIEMLSHIPSSQSKLYSLLGSSHDLGENLVVLRNFYQSVTKAAIALDSNSFDINIPFVEPTFEQLTIATVNERRMKNQIETETMMQA; encoded by the coding sequence ATGTCTCACTCATCACATTGGGAAGTGGATGACCCCTGCACCATTGATCATGTGATTTCTTTATCTGGAAATCAGCAAATTCATGTTTGGGAAACCCCTCCAACACTTAAATTTAATCAAACGCCAACGCGGCGGAATAACATTTTAATCGCGTCTGGTTTTGCTCGTCGGATGGATCATTTCGCAGGTCTAGCGCGCTATTTGTCCGCAAATGGGTTTCATGTCTATCGCTATGATTCACTTCATCATGTTGGATTAAGCACCGGCACGATTGATCAATACACGATGAGTATTGGCAAGCAGAGTCTGGAAATCGTGATGGCTTGGCTTCATGACCGTGGAGTAACAGACATTGGGTTGATTGCAGCAAGTTTATCTGCCCGAATTGCTTACGCTAGCGTGAATGAACTCGACCTATCCTTCTTGATCACCGCGGTTGGGGTGGTAAATCTGCGCGATACCTTAGAAAAAGCCCTTGGTTTTGATTACCTCAGCCTCCCTATTCAAGCTTTGCCAAACGATCTGGATTTTGAAGGGCATAAATTAGGTGCGGAAGTCTTTGTTCGTGATTGTTTTGCGAATCACTGGGATAGCTTTTCATCCACGGTAGAACAAATTCACCATCTCTCGATCCCTTTCATTGCGTTTACCGCCAATGGCGATGATTGGGTCAAACAAGACGAAGTTATTGAGATGCTTTCCCATATTCCTAGTAGTCAAAGCAAGCTGTATTCCCTACTTGGAAGCTCGCATGATCTCGGTGAGAACTTGGTGGTACTCCGTAACTTCTACCAATCCGTGACTAAAGCAGCAATCGCTCTCGATTCAAATAGTTTCGATATCAATATCCCTTTTGTGGAGCCCACATTTGAGCAATTGACTATCGCAACCGTCAACGAGCGCCGAATGAAAAATCAAATTGAAACAGAAACGATGATGCAGGCATAA
- a CDS encoding long-chain fatty acid--CoA ligase, translating to MNTTLSLIDTPAVEKFAIEASSSLDDLIFMSEPNSWSYEEQKNIRHDVIMKAFRWHYQNNADYHRYCQTIGIGLEIEHLDDIPVYPTSVFKTMRVTSAKPQDIEHWFTSSGTQGQKSYIPRDRLSIERLLGSVSYGMKLVGTWFDHEMELVNLGPDRFNAHNIWFKYVMSIVELLYPTAFTAKDDLVDFDQTLTHLYRIQSLGKTACLIGPPYFVYLLCQHMKAEKIHFRAGHKLYIITGGGWKTHQNSALNRDQFNQLLMETFGLNDVSQIRDTFNQVELNTCFFEDDRQRKCVPPWVYARALNPRTLQPLSDGEIGLMSYMDASATSYPAFLITDDLGYVHQPTEEIPYTTVQIVRRINTRAQKGCALKMSQHFSLPHITP from the coding sequence ATGAATACCACGCTGTCTTTAATTGACACGCCAGCCGTTGAGAAATTTGCTATTGAAGCAAGCTCCTCCCTTGATGATTTAATCTTCATGAGTGAGCCGAACTCATGGTCATACGAAGAGCAGAAAAACATTCGACATGATGTGATCATGAAAGCCTTTCGTTGGCACTATCAGAACAATGCTGACTATCATCGTTATTGCCAAACTATCGGTATTGGCCTTGAAATAGAGCATTTGGACGATATCCCCGTTTATCCGACGTCTGTATTTAAAACGATGCGAGTTACCAGCGCAAAACCCCAAGATATCGAGCATTGGTTTACCAGCAGTGGTACACAGGGACAAAAAAGTTATATTCCTCGAGATCGTCTGAGTATTGAGCGTTTACTAGGTTCTGTAAGCTATGGAATGAAATTGGTGGGTACATGGTTTGACCATGAAATGGAGCTTGTTAATTTAGGCCCAGATCGATTTAACGCTCACAACATCTGGTTTAAATATGTGATGAGTATTGTTGAATTACTCTACCCAACCGCTTTTACCGCGAAAGATGACCTCGTAGATTTTGACCAAACGCTCACGCACTTATACCGAATTCAAAGCTTGGGAAAAACCGCTTGCTTAATTGGCCCTCCCTATTTTGTTTATCTTCTATGTCAGCACATGAAAGCAGAGAAAATCCACTTCCGAGCTGGGCATAAACTTTACATCATCACTGGAGGTGGGTGGAAAACTCACCAAAACTCCGCCTTAAATAGAGATCAATTCAATCAATTGTTAATGGAAACTTTTGGTCTCAACGATGTAAGCCAAATACGCGATACGTTCAATCAAGTTGAACTCAATACTTGCTTTTTTGAAGATGATCGGCAACGCAAATGTGTTCCACCTTGGGTGTATGCTCGGGCGTTAAATCCCAGAACTCTTCAGCCTTTATCTGATGGTGAAATAGGTTTAATGAGTTATATGGATGCATCCGCGACAAGCTACCCTGCATTTTTAATTACGGATGATCTTGGTTACGTTCATCAGCCCACTGAAGAAATACCTTATACAACAGTACAAATTGTACGCCGAATCAATACACGGGCCCAAAAAGGCTGTGCCCTAAAGATGTCACAACATTTTTCATTACCCCACATCACACCATAA
- a CDS encoding LysR family transcriptional regulator, whose amino-acid sequence MVAPEINLRSIDLNLLTILEKLLIHKHISQAAQALNMSQPAVSRALMRLREQFGDPLLVKVKNEYRLTAKGERLCSELERSLNTIRHMLVDDKFDPMHYSGVFTIGALDFEMMMIVPKLLARFQQRAPNLKLQIVPYNAFMPLHDYLEKVADLLLYSTDESPTNVFKQRLFNDNYAVVMCRQHQWANQPMTLDHYCQSRHVIISGNGLGKTDMDHELKKLNYQREVVASLPHFSMVPELLINTDLIATLPRRLVTHLGRRYEITVADLPFYTADFRVEQFWHLIHHNSPIHQWVRQEIKNMVDEEINESM is encoded by the coding sequence ATGGTCGCCCCCGAAATCAATTTGCGCAGCATTGATTTAAATTTATTAACGATTTTAGAAAAGCTATTGATTCATAAGCACATTAGCCAAGCCGCACAAGCATTGAATATGAGCCAACCGGCCGTCAGCCGAGCCCTGATGCGTTTGCGTGAACAATTTGGTGATCCACTGCTGGTGAAAGTAAAAAATGAGTACCGATTAACCGCAAAAGGTGAGCGCCTCTGCAGTGAGCTGGAGAGATCACTCAATACCATTCGACACATGTTGGTAGATGACAAGTTTGACCCAATGCACTATTCCGGTGTGTTCACCATTGGTGCATTGGATTTCGAGATGATGATGATTGTGCCGAAATTGTTGGCGCGTTTTCAACAGCGTGCACCGAACTTGAAATTACAAATTGTGCCTTATAATGCGTTTATGCCGTTGCATGATTACTTGGAAAAAGTGGCGGATTTACTGCTGTATTCCACTGATGAGTCACCCACCAATGTGTTTAAGCAGCGTTTATTCAATGATAACTATGCCGTAGTCATGTGCCGCCAGCACCAATGGGCTAATCAGCCAATGACGCTCGATCACTATTGCCAGAGTCGGCATGTGATCATTTCCGGTAATGGTTTGGGCAAAACGGATATGGATCATGAGCTGAAAAAGCTCAATTATCAGCGTGAAGTGGTGGCATCATTGCCACATTTTTCTATGGTGCCGGAGTTACTGATCAACACCGATCTGATTGCCACCTTACCAAGACGTTTGGTGACTCACTTAGGTCGGCGTTATGAGATTACCGTGGCTGATTTACCTTTCTATACTGCCGATTTTCGAGTGGAACAATTTTGGCATCTTATCCATCACAATAGCCCAATCCACCAGTGGGTGAGGCAGGAAATAAAAAATATGGTGGATGAAGAAATCAATGAATCGATGTGA
- a CDS encoding aldehyde dehydrogenase family protein, which translates to MHKYIPFIINGKVSPCLKNTTSDPDSLSKLNLKNKIINLSTMTDKIADEMLFHKYQQKLSINNIVNFLYTVGQRWKNEEYTRRRGYIRDLKNYLGYSEEMAKLEANWIAMILCSKSALYDIVQTELGSRHILDEWVAQDECYVKALPKGRSLHLLAGNVPLSGVTSILRAILTKNQIIVKMSSNDPFTPHALAMSFIDVDPNHPITQSISVIYWPHTQCTQVPQRLMQKMDVVIAWGGSEAIRWAVEHTPPHAELIKFGPKKSLTIINDPENLIEAAEGAAHDICFYDQQACFSTQNLFYIGSRFPEFKQALREQLQRYARILPKSQSSIDEQADFSLTLRECQFAGFTAEMGNQQDWMMIESPAGAELNHPLGRCIYLHQMASFEEVLPFVIKGQTQTVSLFPWPCSFQYRDQLAAHGAERIVESGMNNIFRVGGAHDAMRPLQRLVRFISHERPSHFTTKDVAVDIEQTRYLEEDKFLVFVP; encoded by the coding sequence ATGCATAAATATATCCCATTTATTATTAATGGTAAGGTTTCACCTTGCTTAAAAAACACCACATCAGATCCGGATTCATTATCTAAACTCAACCTAAAAAACAAAATAATAAACTTGAGTACCATGACGGATAAAATTGCTGATGAAATGCTCTTCCATAAGTACCAACAAAAATTATCCATCAACAATATTGTCAATTTCCTTTATACCGTCGGTCAGCGTTGGAAAAATGAAGAATATACAAGAAGACGTGGTTATATCCGTGACTTAAAAAATTATTTGGGTTATTCCGAGGAAATGGCCAAATTAGAAGCCAATTGGATCGCCATGATTCTTTGCTCTAAAAGTGCGTTGTATGACATTGTACAAACTGAATTAGGCTCACGTCATATATTGGATGAATGGGTAGCACAAGACGAATGCTATGTTAAAGCCCTGCCTAAAGGTCGTTCACTGCATTTATTAGCGGGCAATGTGCCTCTTTCAGGCGTGACCTCTATTTTGCGTGCCATTCTGACCAAGAATCAGATAATCGTAAAAATGTCGTCGAATGATCCATTCACCCCTCATGCATTAGCGATGAGTTTTATTGATGTCGACCCAAATCATCCCATTACTCAATCCATTTCCGTTATTTATTGGCCTCACACGCAATGCACCCAGGTACCCCAACGCTTAATGCAAAAGATGGATGTGGTCATCGCTTGGGGCGGTTCAGAAGCAATACGTTGGGCCGTAGAGCATACCCCCCCGCATGCTGAACTCATTAAGTTTGGCCCGAAAAAAAGCCTCACCATCATCAATGATCCTGAGAATTTGATCGAAGCGGCCGAAGGAGCCGCTCACGACATCTGTTTTTATGACCAACAAGCCTGCTTTTCAACGCAAAATCTTTTTTATATCGGTTCTCGTTTTCCTGAATTTAAGCAAGCGTTAAGAGAGCAATTACAGCGCTATGCTCGAATTTTGCCAAAGTCGCAATCCAGTATTGATGAACAAGCTGACTTCTCCTTAACTCTGCGTGAATGCCAATTTGCAGGGTTTACCGCCGAAATGGGTAACCAACAAGATTGGATGATGATTGAATCTCCAGCCGGCGCAGAGCTTAATCATCCATTAGGGCGCTGTATTTATCTGCATCAAATGGCTTCATTTGAGGAAGTGTTGCCTTTTGTGATTAAAGGACAAACTCAAACGGTTTCCCTCTTTCCTTGGCCCTGTTCATTTCAATATCGTGATCAACTCGCTGCTCACGGCGCTGAGCGTATCGTCGAATCGGGGATGAATAATATTTTCCGCGTCGGTGGTGCGCATGATGCCATGCGCCCATTGCAGCGCTTAGTGCGTTTTATTTCCCACGAACGCCCTAGCCATTTCACAACCAAAGATGTCGCCGTCGATATTGAACAAACACGCTATCTGGAAGAAGACAAATTCTTAGTGTTTGTACCTTAG
- a CDS encoding alkanal monooxygenase, producing MKFGNFLLTYQPPELSQTEVMQRLVNLGRASESCGFEAVWLLEHHFTEFGLLGNPYVAAANLLGATKHLHVGTAAIVLPTAHPIRQLEDVNLLDQLSKGRFRFGICRGLYDKDFRVFGTDMNNSRALMDCWYDLITTGMTQGSVSADNEHIHFPEVKVQPAPYHRSGAPVYVVAESASTTEWAAKRGLPMILSWIINTHEKKAQLDLYNEIALEHGHDIQNIDHCLSYITSVDHDSQRAKDICRQFLAHWYDSYVNATRIFDDSDQTKGYDFNKGQWRDFVLKGHRDTNRRIDYSYEINPVGTPEECIRIIQQDIDATGITNICCGFEANGSEQEIIASMKLFQAEVMPHLKATK from the coding sequence ATGAAATTTGGAAATTTCTTACTGACCTACCAACCACCTGAGTTATCACAAACAGAAGTGATGCAACGCTTAGTGAATCTTGGACGAGCTTCAGAATCATGCGGTTTCGAAGCGGTTTGGTTGCTAGAACATCATTTTACTGAGTTTGGTTTACTCGGTAATCCTTATGTTGCCGCCGCAAACCTCTTGGGAGCCACAAAACATCTTCATGTCGGTACGGCGGCGATCGTACTGCCAACCGCTCACCCCATTCGGCAGCTTGAAGATGTAAACTTGCTCGATCAATTGTCGAAAGGACGTTTTCGTTTTGGCATTTGCCGTGGGCTCTATGACAAAGATTTTCGAGTGTTTGGCACTGACATGAACAACAGCCGCGCGTTGATGGATTGCTGGTATGACTTAATCACGACAGGCATGACACAAGGCTCTGTCTCTGCGGACAACGAGCATATCCATTTCCCTGAAGTGAAAGTCCAACCTGCCCCCTATCATCGTAGTGGTGCTCCTGTCTATGTGGTCGCTGAATCTGCTTCAACCACTGAGTGGGCAGCAAAGCGGGGGTTACCCATGATTCTGAGTTGGATTATCAACACTCATGAGAAAAAAGCGCAACTTGACCTTTATAACGAGATCGCTTTAGAGCATGGACACGATATCCAGAATATTGATCACTGCCTCTCCTACATCACCTCTGTGGATCATGATTCACAACGCGCAAAAGACATCTGTCGCCAATTTCTTGCCCACTGGTATGACTCCTACGTCAATGCTACCCGCATTTTTGATGATTCAGACCAAACTAAAGGCTATGACTTTAATAAAGGGCAATGGCGAGATTTTGTTCTAAAAGGACATCGCGATACTAATCGCCGTATTGATTACAGCTACGAAATCAACCCAGTAGGAACACCTGAAGAATGTATTCGTATTATTCAGCAGGATATTGATGCAACGGGGATTACTAATATTTGCTGTGGATTTGAAGCCAACGGTTCAGAACAAGAAATTATCGCCTCAATGAAGCTCTTTCAAGCTGAGGTGATGCCTCATCTCAAAGCCACAAAATAA
- the fre gene encoding NAD(P)H-flavin reductase, with product MKFLCHVHTVQRLAPGIYQVILAPHYPLDFKAGQYLKLTLAGKDRYFSIASCPSQPGLIELHIGASKTDEGVLSAIAALHEFKEAELSLEIEGPLGDAWLRKESTNPILLIAGGTGISYVMSLLKNALHHKMGQSIYVYWGVKGISQLYLHSDLLMLSEQHPNLHYVFSLEESCNSMIGREGLVIDAILNDFSNLRDFDIYLCGAMNMVKDGKKYLFEKCNVSTKNIYGDAVHYV from the coding sequence ATGAAATTTTTATGCCACGTTCACACAGTTCAGCGCCTAGCTCCCGGGATATACCAAGTCATTTTAGCGCCACACTACCCCTTGGATTTTAAAGCTGGACAATATTTGAAGCTCACATTGGCGGGAAAAGATCGCTACTTTTCTATTGCTAGTTGCCCATCACAACCAGGGCTTATCGAACTGCATATTGGAGCATCAAAGACTGATGAAGGCGTTCTTAGTGCTATTGCAGCCTTACATGAATTTAAAGAAGCAGAATTATCACTAGAGATTGAAGGGCCATTGGGTGATGCATGGCTTCGAAAAGAGAGTACTAACCCTATATTATTGATTGCCGGAGGAACGGGGATCTCCTATGTCATGAGCTTACTTAAAAATGCTCTCCACCATAAAATGGGTCAGAGTATTTATGTTTACTGGGGGGTTAAAGGAATTAGCCAACTCTACCTTCATTCAGACCTATTAATGCTGTCAGAACAACATCCAAACCTACATTATGTATTCTCATTAGAGGAATCATGTAACTCCATGATAGGACGTGAAGGATTAGTGATTGATGCAATATTAAACGACTTTTCAAATTTGCGAGATTTCGACATCTATCTATGTGGGGCTATGAATATGGTTAAGGATGGAAAAAAATATCTATTTGAGAAATGCAACGTATCAACAAAGAATATTTATGGTGATGCTGTGCATTATGTGTGA
- a CDS encoding LLM class flavin-dependent oxidoreductase yields MKFGLFFLNFLHSGQSCTEVFDAMIDSVNFAEKGHFDRLFIYENHFSDHGIVGAPLTVASFLLGMTERIKVGSLNHILTTHHPVRTAEETGLLDQMSQGRFILGFSDCENRDEMNFFNRPLDSQQPIFEACYHIINDALTTGYCHPNNDFYSFPKISVNPHCFTQGGPQQYVYASSTQVVEWAAKRALPLTFKWDDSNATRQEYAQRYQETARKHGVDVQAVRHQLALLVNQNDDGDIARAEVRQYLSQYLTERYPSDEIEIVLERIIKESAIGTYEESTHAARIAIEICGASDLLLSVESIKEPAHRLHVLDVINSNIAKYHQ; encoded by the coding sequence ATGAAATTCGGATTATTTTTCTTAAATTTCCTTCATTCTGGCCAATCGTGCACAGAGGTTTTCGATGCCATGATCGATAGCGTGAATTTCGCGGAAAAAGGACACTTTGATCGACTGTTTATTTATGAGAACCATTTTAGTGATCACGGCATTGTAGGTGCCCCACTGACTGTAGCCAGCTTTTTATTGGGCATGACCGAGCGTATCAAGGTTGGTTCACTCAATCATATTTTGACCACTCACCATCCCGTCCGAACGGCTGAAGAAACTGGCCTACTCGACCAAATGAGTCAAGGCCGTTTCATTTTAGGTTTCAGTGATTGTGAAAACCGCGACGAGATGAACTTTTTTAACCGCCCTTTAGATTCTCAGCAGCCAATATTCGAAGCTTGTTATCACATTATTAATGACGCTCTAACCACAGGTTATTGCCATCCAAATAATGACTTTTATAGTTTCCCCAAAATTTCTGTTAATCCACATTGTTTTACCCAAGGGGGGCCGCAACAGTACGTTTATGCCTCTAGTACACAGGTCGTGGAATGGGCAGCTAAACGGGCATTGCCGCTGACCTTTAAATGGGATGATAGCAACGCGACTCGGCAAGAGTATGCGCAACGTTATCAGGAGACAGCAAGAAAACATGGAGTTGATGTTCAAGCCGTACGCCATCAACTCGCGTTATTGGTCAATCAAAATGATGATGGCGATATCGCGCGTGCAGAGGTTCGCCAATACCTCTCGCAATACCTCACGGAACGCTATCCCAGCGATGAAATTGAGATTGTCTTAGAACGCATCATTAAAGAAAGTGCGATTGGCACATACGAAGAAAGCACTCATGCCGCACGAATCGCTATTGAAATCTGTGGCGCTTCCGATCTGCTGCTCTCTGTTGAGTCGATAAAAGAGCCCGCTCACCGCCTGCATGTATTGGATGTGATTAATAGCAACATTGCTAAATACCATCAATAA
- a CDS encoding NAD(P)-binding protein: MNTKLNSIPHVAILGAGISGLAAAHECIKKGYKVTVYDKLPFTGGKCIGSVHHGKVHELTHRQFFAKNFHLLSFLQEIPTTNGTCFDYVYPQQKVQFHWAKSDKTMQFKRGYFSLIDKLIDDMKSAYAMHYVGVPLSDIYWFKTRLQNLPDSDELLSTPLERYFEFNERPKLAAFLRPVLLGWIGATDSSPALSVLDLLNNKVGPFHPSAPSAYSLGYRRPISEAVIAPLTQHLRQNAVQFRLSCEIEQLVEAIDQPKISHAVTTQGEVINADYFILALPIHVTQQLLSATSLQFQYRYVLSHGFQFHFATLPEILQDKTVGIVVDSPWGLSYHLTQPEPNGLFCLSVTATDLNIAAGTAFNKPLLACTPKQIEQEIITQIFGDTALLATSGYQGFHVGPGLYWKEKNADEVETNQFVGPCVMSETGLEHYWVADHALTHPDAACQIPIELDCYQNVFLAGEYLVDPRQTWRVPVTMERCVETAKLSIESLEQRIATSNQEEQTYATA, from the coding sequence ATGAATACTAAACTTAATTCTATTCCACATGTTGCTATCTTAGGGGCAGGAATTTCTGGCTTAGCTGCAGCACACGAATGCATTAAAAAAGGCTATAAAGTAACGGTTTACGACAAGCTGCCTTTTACGGGGGGAAAATGTATTGGTTCTGTACATCACGGAAAAGTACATGAACTTACACATCGGCAGTTCTTTGCAAAAAATTTCCATTTGCTTTCCTTTTTACAAGAGATCCCAACCACCAATGGCACTTGCTTTGACTACGTTTACCCACAACAAAAAGTGCAATTTCACTGGGCTAAATCGGATAAAACAATGCAATTCAAACGCGGCTATTTTTCGCTGATTGATAAGCTCATTGATGATATGAAATCCGCGTATGCGATGCATTATGTGGGTGTTCCACTGAGTGATATTTATTGGTTTAAAACACGTTTGCAGAACTTGCCAGACAGCGATGAATTGCTTAGTACACCTCTTGAGCGCTATTTTGAATTCAACGAAAGACCAAAATTGGCGGCCTTTTTGCGTCCCGTGCTATTAGGTTGGATCGGAGCAACCGACAGTAGCCCTGCACTTTCCGTCCTAGATTTGCTCAACAATAAAGTGGGTCCCTTTCATCCTAGTGCGCCCAGCGCATACAGTTTGGGCTATCGGCGCCCGATTTCAGAGGCCGTGATAGCCCCATTAACCCAGCACTTACGCCAGAATGCTGTGCAATTTAGGCTTAGCTGCGAGATTGAACAATTAGTAGAAGCGATTGATCAGCCGAAAATTTCTCATGCTGTTACCACTCAAGGAGAAGTGATTAACGCCGATTATTTTATTTTGGCGCTGCCTATCCACGTCACGCAACAGCTATTGTCTGCCACATCACTGCAATTTCAATACCGCTATGTGCTCAGCCACGGGTTCCAGTTCCATTTCGCGACTTTGCCCGAAATTTTGCAGGATAAAACTGTCGGAATCGTTGTGGATTCACCTTGGGGCTTGAGTTATCACCTCACGCAACCTGAGCCTAACGGCTTGTTTTGCCTCTCGGTTACAGCAACGGATCTGAACATTGCCGCAGGAACTGCATTTAATAAACCATTACTGGCTTGCACTCCGAAGCAGATTGAACAAGAGATCATCACCCAGATTTTTGGTGACACCGCTTTGCTGGCCACATCGGGTTATCAAGGTTTCCATGTAGGGCCGGGTTTATATTGGAAAGAAAAGAATGCCGATGAAGTAGAGACGAATCAATTCGTTGGTCCTTGTGTGATGAGTGAAACGGGGCTCGAACATTATTGGGTCGCCGATCATGCCCTAACCCATCCTGATGCCGCGTGCCAAATTCCTATCGAGCTTGATTGCTATCAGAACGTATTTTTAGCAGGAGAGTATCTTGTCGATCCGCGTCAAACATGGCGGGTTCCGGTCACAATGGAGCGATGCGTAGAAACGGCCAAACTTTCGATTGAGTCACTCGAACAACGAATTGCCACCTCAAACCAAGAGGAGCAGACCTATGCCACTGCGTAA